Proteins co-encoded in one Microbacterium hydrocarbonoxydans genomic window:
- a CDS encoding aromatic ring-hydroxylating dioxygenase subunit alpha, with translation MAITRLPSTHEGERQMFPTGDLRRPGGLARAIDVSGLVDAEHGLIDRSIFTDHTVYEQEMSRVFATSWLFLGHVDQLQKPGDFFTTYMGEDPVIVTKDKSGRIRALLNSCRHRGARVLRADYGQTRNFTCTYHGWSYDLEGRLISVPNEAGYSEQTWDRDQWGLLEVAQLDTVLGLIFATWNPEAPSLDEQLGDMKWYMEAFLDRDSEGTTVVGGITKWILKGNWKLAAEQFATDWYHVNMSHASALMVLSPAGKGPKKEIAETPGRQYSDERGNGTGFPVHPKSRFDAMPVHQHYDYDLLRERLGDARVHGPMTTGHATVFPNFSYLPVNGSIRVWHPKGPDEIEIWAWTVLDRSMPPEVREAQRLYNLRTFGPSGIFEQDDGENWSEIQAISRGWRTNTIPLNYQMGLGSETDDGVHPGSTSALYSDSAGRRFYQRWAELMNAPAWHEIDTRTEEGS, from the coding sequence ATGGCCATCACCCGGCTGCCGAGCACCCACGAAGGCGAACGCCAGATGTTCCCCACCGGCGACCTCCGTCGTCCGGGCGGACTGGCACGCGCGATCGACGTCTCCGGCCTCGTCGATGCCGAGCACGGTCTCATCGACCGCTCGATCTTCACCGACCACACGGTCTACGAGCAGGAGATGTCGCGCGTCTTCGCCACGAGCTGGCTCTTCCTCGGCCACGTCGACCAGCTGCAGAAGCCGGGCGACTTCTTCACGACCTACATGGGCGAAGACCCGGTGATCGTCACGAAGGACAAGTCCGGCCGCATCCGGGCCCTCCTCAACTCATGCCGTCACCGCGGGGCCCGCGTGCTGCGCGCCGATTACGGACAGACGCGCAACTTCACCTGCACCTATCACGGCTGGTCGTACGACCTCGAAGGACGCCTCATCAGCGTGCCGAACGAAGCGGGATACTCCGAGCAGACGTGGGACCGAGACCAGTGGGGCCTGCTCGAGGTCGCTCAGCTCGACACCGTCCTCGGCTTGATCTTCGCCACCTGGAACCCGGAGGCGCCGTCGCTCGACGAGCAGCTCGGCGACATGAAGTGGTACATGGAGGCTTTCCTCGATCGCGACAGCGAGGGCACGACAGTGGTGGGCGGCATCACGAAGTGGATTCTCAAGGGCAACTGGAAGCTGGCCGCTGAGCAGTTCGCGACCGACTGGTATCACGTCAACATGTCGCACGCCTCAGCGCTGATGGTGCTGTCGCCGGCAGGCAAGGGGCCGAAGAAGGAGATCGCCGAGACTCCGGGGCGCCAGTACTCCGACGAACGGGGGAACGGCACCGGCTTTCCGGTGCACCCGAAGAGCCGCTTCGACGCGATGCCCGTGCATCAGCACTACGACTACGACCTGCTGCGCGAGCGACTGGGAGACGCGCGCGTGCACGGCCCGATGACCACGGGTCACGCCACGGTGTTCCCGAACTTCTCGTACCTGCCCGTGAACGGCTCGATCCGCGTCTGGCATCCGAAGGGGCCGGATGAGATCGAGATCTGGGCATGGACCGTGCTCGACCGCTCCATGCCGCCCGAGGTGCGGGAGGCACAGCGCCTCTACAACCTGCGCACCTTCGGCCCCTCGGGCATCTTCGAGCAGGACGATGGCGAGAACTGGAGCGAGATCCAGGCGATCTCGCGCGGGTGGCGCACGAACACGATCCCGCTGAACTACCAGATGGGGCTCGGCAGCGAGACGGATGACGGCGTGCACCCCGGCTCGACGAGTGCTCTCTACAGCGATTCGGCCGGCCGACGCTTCTATCAACGGTGGGCCGAACTCATGAACGCACCCGCGTGGCACGAGATCGATACCCGAACCGAGGAGGGCAGCTGA
- a CDS encoding non-heme iron oxygenase ferredoxin subunit produces MADDGILVARVDDIPDGEGIKIDADVLGTVGDVALFNDAGEIFALDDTCSHETASLSEGWVEDGVVECPLHAGKFCLADGTVQSMPTTVDVACHRVIVSDGDVRVVPNPERLAR; encoded by the coding sequence ATGGCCGACGACGGCATCCTCGTCGCACGCGTCGACGACATCCCCGACGGGGAGGGCATCAAGATCGACGCCGACGTGCTGGGCACGGTCGGCGACGTGGCTCTCTTCAACGACGCGGGCGAGATCTTCGCGCTCGACGACACCTGCTCGCACGAGACCGCCTCGCTCTCGGAGGGCTGGGTCGAAGACGGCGTCGTCGAGTGCCCGCTGCACGCCGGCAAGTTCTGCCTCGCCGACGGCACGGTGCAGTCGATGCCGACCACGGTCGACGTCGCCTGCCATCGGGTCATCGTGTCGGACGGCGACGTGCGCGTGGTGCCGAATCCCGAAAGGCTCGCTCGATGA
- a CDS encoding FAD-dependent oxidoreductase: protein MSGPDAARAAGRVVIVGGGLAGYSAAETLRALGHAGEIVVIDPEPALYDRPPLSKRLFDDDFSLVDLAFASPGELAAKSIETRLGRTATALDAEKLRVTLDDGETIDADTVLIATGGRARTLPIPGGRLAGVHVLRSFEDALAIRALITDGARVAVVGAGLIGAELASALHAAGAEVTLIDPAEVPLVPAVGVDMATHLHRMHDDRGISVRRGLTAEFRRDGAALAVVLVGGERIAVDLIVVGVGMVPNVEIAQQGGLDVDHGILVDRSYRTSAHGVYAAGDVARRRDPDGTLHRLAEHWEAAQLDGQAAARAILGLEIPAEGCSWFWSDRHGVHLEAVGRLTGDGDTVVRVGEEHPAVFLVHEGVLVGAAAVDDTMTVRAARRLIDQRVPVRADDLADPAVSLRSLLRAAR from the coding sequence ATGAGCGGGCCGGATGCCGCGCGGGCGGCCGGACGCGTGGTGATCGTCGGCGGCGGGCTCGCCGGCTACAGCGCAGCCGAGACCCTGCGCGCGCTCGGCCATGCGGGCGAGATCGTCGTCATCGACCCTGAGCCCGCGCTGTATGACCGACCGCCGCTGTCGAAGAGGCTCTTCGATGACGACTTCTCGCTGGTCGATCTGGCCTTCGCCTCGCCGGGCGAACTGGCCGCGAAGTCGATCGAGACGCGTCTCGGTCGCACCGCCACCGCACTCGACGCCGAGAAGCTTCGGGTCACCCTCGACGATGGCGAGACGATCGACGCTGACACCGTGCTCATCGCCACCGGCGGGCGCGCCCGCACTCTGCCGATCCCCGGCGGACGACTGGCGGGGGTGCACGTGCTGCGGTCGTTCGAGGATGCGCTCGCGATCCGTGCGCTGATCACCGACGGCGCCAGGGTGGCGGTGGTCGGCGCAGGGCTGATCGGCGCCGAGCTCGCGTCTGCACTGCACGCCGCCGGAGCAGAGGTGACGCTTATCGATCCCGCCGAGGTTCCACTCGTCCCGGCTGTCGGCGTCGACATGGCCACGCACCTGCACCGCATGCACGACGACCGTGGCATCAGCGTCAGGAGGGGGCTGACGGCCGAGTTCCGACGCGACGGCGCGGCGCTGGCCGTCGTACTGGTCGGGGGAGAGCGCATCGCCGTGGACCTGATCGTCGTCGGAGTCGGGATGGTTCCGAACGTCGAGATCGCTCAGCAGGGTGGACTCGACGTCGATCACGGCATCCTCGTCGACCGGTCGTATCGCACGAGTGCACACGGGGTCTACGCGGCGGGCGATGTCGCTCGACGGCGGGATCCCGACGGCACCCTGCACCGCCTCGCCGAGCACTGGGAGGCGGCGCAGCTCGACGGGCAGGCGGCCGCCCGCGCCATACTCGGCCTCGAGATCCCGGCCGAGGGGTGCTCGTGGTTCTGGTCCGACAGGCACGGGGTGCACCTCGAGGCCGTCGGACGGCTCACGGGCGACGGCGACACCGTCGTGCGCGTCGGCGAGGAGCATCCCGCGGTCTTCCTCGTGCACGAGGGCGTGCTCGTGGGTGCAGCGGCCGTCGACGACACGATGACGGTGCGAGCGGCGCGCCGACTCATCGATCAGCGTGTGCCCGTGCGAGCCGACGACCTGGCCGACCCCGCAGTGTCGCTGCGGTCGCTGCTGCGTGCGGCGCGCTGA
- a CDS encoding 3-phenylpropionate/cinnamic acid dioxygenase subunit beta, which translates to MTQDHLDPATLNGATSASRGILDDEVDGMPLADLQTHFEVTQFYNLEAELLDDGRFADWLEMLAADLHYWAPVRSNRLRRQQALSVHAPGESAFYDETKDSLAWRIRRYDSGMAWAEDPPSRTRHLVSNISVRERGDGLLQVRSAFLCYRNRLHTEVDLYAGGRTDIVRRAGVHGYEVVKRTILFEQNVLLMKNISTFF; encoded by the coding sequence ATGACCCAGGACCACCTCGACCCCGCCACGCTCAACGGCGCGACCAGCGCGTCGCGCGGCATCCTCGACGATGAGGTCGACGGGATGCCCCTGGCCGACCTCCAGACGCACTTCGAGGTCACGCAGTTCTACAACCTCGAAGCAGAGCTGCTCGACGACGGCCGATTCGCGGACTGGCTCGAGATGCTGGCCGCCGACCTGCACTACTGGGCGCCCGTGCGCTCCAACCGGCTGCGCAGACAGCAGGCGCTCTCGGTGCACGCGCCGGGTGAGTCGGCCTTCTACGACGAGACCAAGGACTCGCTGGCCTGGCGCATCCGCCGCTACGACTCGGGCATGGCCTGGGCCGAAGACCCGCCCAGTCGCACCCGGCACCTGGTGTCGAACATCTCGGTGCGCGAGCGCGGCGACGGCCTCCTGCAGGTGCGCAGCGCCTTCCTCTGCTATCGCAATCGTCTGCACACCGAGGTCGATCTCTATGCGGGCGGCCGCACCGACATCGTGCGGCGAGCAGGCGTCCACGGGTACGAGGTCGTCAAGAGAACGATCCTGTTCGAGCAGAACGTGCTGCTCATGAAGAACATCTCGACCTTCTTCTGA